Sequence from the Hamadaea flava genome:
TGGGGACGCATCCTCTACGAGGCCCAGCAGTCCGGTGCGATGTCGAGCGCCTGGTGGACCACGTTGTTCCCGTCGCTCGCGATCCTCGCTCTGGTCGTCTCGGCCACCCTCGTCTCCATCGCGTACAACGACGCGCGCAATCCGCGTACCAGAGAGGAATGACCATCATGGGCTTCGCGCAGCGGCTCCCGGTCCACTTCTACACCGATCTTCAAGATGTTGTACGCGCAGCGACCGAACAGGCCGGCTTCGCCGCCCTGCTGACGGACGACCCGGAAGACGTCGCCTACCTGACCGGCTTCTTCCACCACCCCTGCGAACGACCGGTGGCCGTGCTGCTGCCGGTCGACGGGCCGGCCGTCCTGCTGCTGCCCGAGCTGGAGGCCGAGCACGCACAGGTGCAGAACGCGGCCGCCGAGCTGATCGCGTACCCGGAGTTCCCCGGAATCCGCGAGCCGTTCGCCTTCCTGACGGACCGAGCCCACGGGCGGGTCGGTTTTCCCCCGAGCATGTCCGTCGGCCGGCTGGAGCTCGTCCGGGCGGCCCTGCCCGGCGCCGAGCTGAGCCCGACCGATCTGGTCATGCGGATGCGTTACCGCAAGCGGCCGGAGGAGGTCGCGCTGCACCAGGAGGCGGCCCGGATCACCGACCTGATGCTGGTCGAGGGCCGGAAGCTGGTCGAGGACGCGATCGCGGCCGGCGGCGAGCTGCCCAGCGAGGCCGAACTCGCCGCGCACGTCTCCTCGGTCGGGACCGGCACCATGTACGCCGACCATGACGACGTCGTGGTGGTCTCGTTCCTGGCCGGTGGCCTGGTGTACGCGGCGCGCAACAGCGCCCGGCCACACGGCCTGCCGTCGGCCTACCGGTTGCGGCCGGGCGACACCTTCGTTCTGTCGCTCGGTTGCGCGGTGGGTGGCCGGTTCGTCGAAGGCGAGCGGACCTTCGTCCTCGGCGAGCCCACCGCCGAGCAGGAGCGCTACTACACCGCCGTCCAGCAGGCGCAGCAGACCGGAACCGAGGCGCTGCGACCCGGGTTGACCTGCGCGGAGGCGAACAAGATCTGCCTGGACGTCATCCGGTCGGCGGGTCTGGGCCAGTATCTGCGCCACCGTCAGGGCCATGGCATCGGGCTGGGCATGCACGAGCCGCCGTGGCTGGAGGACGGCGATCCGACCGTGCTCGAGCCGGGCATGGTCGTCTCCAACGAGCCGGGCATCTACGTCCCGGACCACGGCGGCTACCGCATCTCCGACTCGATGCTGATCACCGAGGAGGGCGCCCGCCCGTTCACCGCGTACCCGCGCGGCCTCGCCGACGTCATCGTGCCCGTCTAGAACCGTCCACAATCTCAAGGGGGAGCCAATGCGGCTGACCATCAACGACAACGAGCTGGAAGTCGAGACGTTCGGCGACGCCGACGCGCCGGTGCTGATCGCCCACCACGGCGCGCCCGGACTCGGTTCCCGAGCCGAACCGCGGGCCACCTTCGCCCCGTTCGCCGACACCTTTCGGGTCATCGTCTTCGACGCTCGTGGTTCCGGCGTCAGCGAAGGCAACGGGCCGTTCACGCACGAGCAGTGGGTCG
This genomic interval carries:
- a CDS encoding M24 family metallopeptidase, which encodes MTIMGFAQRLPVHFYTDLQDVVRAATEQAGFAALLTDDPEDVAYLTGFFHHPCERPVAVLLPVDGPAVLLLPELEAEHAQVQNAAAELIAYPEFPGIREPFAFLTDRAHGRVGFPPSMSVGRLELVRAALPGAELSPTDLVMRMRYRKRPEEVALHQEAARITDLMLVEGRKLVEDAIAAGGELPSEAELAAHVSSVGTGTMYADHDDVVVVSFLAGGLVYAARNSARPHGLPSAYRLRPGDTFVLSLGCAVGGRFVEGERTFVLGEPTAEQERYYTAVQQAQQTGTEALRPGLTCAEANKICLDVIRSAGLGQYLRHRQGHGIGLGMHEPPWLEDGDPTVLEPGMVVSNEPGIYVPDHGGYRISDSMLITEEGARPFTAYPRGLADVIVPV